In Cydia strobilella chromosome 22, ilCydStro3.1, whole genome shotgun sequence, one genomic interval encodes:
- the LOC134751587 gene encoding uncharacterized protein LOC134751587, with protein MEFTEYRGRSTIGKIVREVCQAIWKSLLGKGIPSITKNLLEQIADEFFKNTNFPNCIGALDADEGLPLTNNIMRPYPGKHLTIQQRVFNYRLSRARRYVECTFGILANKWRIFHRPLNVQYNFATDIIKACGVIHNFVISRDGIKPSEELLIHDGFSDLHHSTNYISSTNPVNIRNEFCKYFSSDVGALTWQLSKI; from the exons ATGGAATTTACAGAATATCGTGGAAGAAGTACAATTGGAAAAATAGTTAGAGAAGTCTGTCAAGCTATATGGAAAAGCCTTCTAGGTAAAGGTATACCTAGTATAACAAAAAATCTACTAGAACAAATCGCGGACGagttttttaaaaacactaaCTTCCCCAATTGTATTGGGGCCCTGGATG CAGACGAAGGCTTACCTTTAACGAATAACATAATGCGTCCATATCCAGGAAAACACTTGACTATACAACAAAGAGTTTTTAATTATCGCTTGAGTCGCGCAAGAAGATACGTTGAATGTACTTTCGGTATTTTAGCTAATAAGTGGCGCATTTTTCACCGACCATTGAATGTCCAATATAACTTTGCAACAGATATCATAAAGGCATGTGGTGTTATTCACAATTTTGTTATTAGTAGAGATGGAATTAAACCATCTGAAGAACTATTGATTCACGACGGTTTTTCAGATTTACATCATTCAACAAATTATATATCCTCGACAAACCCAGTTAACATAAGAAATGAATTCTGTAAATACTTTTCTAGTGATGTGGGAGCCCTTACTTGGcaattaagtaaaatataa